The Pyxidicoccus trucidator genomic interval CGGCGTCGTTTGCATGGCGCATCACCTCGGGTGCGGCAATTTCGGGCGAGGCGTCATACCGCGCCGGAGCCCCACTTCATCCAACAATCGAAGGGGGCTTCGGATGCCCGCCCCCTCACTCGATAGGCACGTTGAGCAGCTTGGCCACACCATCCTCGGTGATGGCCACGACCACGGGCTTGGTGGTCTTTCCGTTGAGCTTGAAGGAGACCTTCCGGTTGCCCACCTGCAGCATCAGCGGGGCACTCAGCGGCACGGGCGTCTGGCGTCCCGTCTTCTTGCCGTCCACGATGATGTCGGCGCCCGCGGGCTTGGTGCTGCACGCGAACTTGCCCATCACCTTGCCCGGCTTGGGCTTCGTGACGACCTGCGTCGGAGTCGGCCTGCGCGGCGGCGGGTCGCGGACGACAACGGGCTCCCGCTCGGGCTCCTTCACGAGCTCGAAGGGCACCGTCATCTCGTCACCGCGGCCTTCCGCCGTGAAGGAGCCATTGAAGCTCTTGTAGCCGGCGCGCTTCGCGGTGAACTTGTACGTCTTGCCGACCTCCAGGTTCGCCGCCCGGACGTCCGGCGTGCGCCCCAGGCGCTTGCCCTCCATGGAGATCTCCACGTCCTCCAGGCCCTGGAAGATGGCGGCGACCTTCCGGGGGGCCGGAGGCTCCTCGACCCTGGGCGTATTGGCCACGGGCTCGGGCGTCTCGCCCGGGCCCGGCTTGTCCCGAGTCTCCGTCCCGGCGGGTGGGGCCGACTCCGGGCCCTTGGCCGCGACCGGCGCCGGCTCTCCCGTGCCGTTGTTCCCGACAGCGGCAACAGCGTTGGGATTGCTTTGGGGCGGCTCCGGATTGGCCGTGGGTTCCGGGGGCGGAGCGGCGGCGGCCGCGTCCTCCTTCTTGAGCGTGATGGGCACGCCCATCTGCTCCCCCGCGACGACGGTGATCATCTTCTCCTGGCGCTGGAAGCCGGGAGCGCTGGCGACCACGCGGTACTGGCCGGGAGGAAGAGACAACAGGGTATTGAGCTGGACCGGCTGGTCATTCACCTGGATGCGCGCGTCTTCGGACGGGGACACCATGAAGGTGACCTCGCCCGCGGAGGGTGGGCTCAGGGCCAGCACGGCGGCGACGACCAGCACGAGCACGATTCCAGCCGCCGCGGCGAACAGGACCGGCTTGGGCAGCTGCTTGCCGCCGGCGGGCTTGCCCTTGACGGGGACCTTGGTCTTGCCCTTCGCGGGTGTCGGGGCCTTCGCGCCCTTGGGGGCCTTCGCGCCCTTCTGAGGCACGGCCGCGGCGGGTAGCGAACCGGTGGCCTCCTCTTCCGGCGGCTGCTCCTGCGACTCGTCGTACGTCGCCGGCCCCTCGTCACCGTACTCGTCGCGGCCGGCGCCATTGAAGTCCTGGGGCTCGTCGTAGCCCGCCGGCTCCTCCTGAAGCTGAGGAGCCGTCGCTCGCTGCGCGGCGCGGCCGTTCTTCCCTTTCTTCGGCAGGGGGATGTCGCCAGTGGCCTCATCCTCCGGGGGAAGTGCGGGAGCGGCGCGCGTGCGCGAAGGAGGCGCGGTCGGCGCGGGGCCGATCATCGTGGCGCCCGCGTAGGCCTCGCCCTCCTCGTTGCTGATGACGACCTGGGCCTTCGGGCCGCTCTTGCCCTTGCGCGGCGCGGGCTCGGGCTCGGGCTCTTGCGCGTAGTTGTAGGCCGCAGCGGTGCCGCTGCCCTTCACGGGGTTCTCCGAGCGGCCGGTGATGCTGTCATCCACCACCACGCTGCTGTCGGCGATGCGTGTCTCGGGGGCCCGGAACGTCTGCGTGGAGTCGACAATCTGCGTCTTGTCGGCCCCGCCGCCATCCATCTCCGCGAGCTCATCAGCGGTGGGGGGCGGGATGTAGCCCGGCGCGGGCTGGGCGGGCGAGGTGGGCGCGCGCCCCGCGGGCGTGTTGGACACGACGACCGAAGGCGGAGGCGCCCGCTTCGAGACCGGAGGGGCCGGACGCGGCGTCGCCGGCGGAGGCACGAGGACGCCAGAGGCCTCGATCTGATCCGGGCGCTCGATGCCGGCGTAGCGCTCCATCTTCTCCGCCTCGCGGAGCATGTCCTCGGCGAAGGCCTCCTTCATGTAGGAGGACAGGTGCTTCGACGAGTAGATGGCGTCGCCAGCCAGGAGGAACCGCATCAGGTCCTCGGCCAGGTCCGACGCCCACTGGTAGCGCTCTTCCGGTTCGCGCGTGAGCGCCTTGAGGACGACCTTCTCGAGCCCCGGAGGGATGTTCGGGTTGAACTCGCGAGGCAGCGGGACGTCCGCGTTGCGCACCTTCTCCAGGGTGGAGAAGTCGGACTCGCCCA includes:
- a CDS encoding protein kinase domain-containing protein, translating into MKKPTLFGKYLLLERINVGGMAEVFIAKAFGVEGFERILAIKKILPTMAEDEEFITMFIDEARISVQLNHANVVHIHELGKHDDAYFIAMEYVAGRDVRTILERYRRRKEIMPTAQAVFITSKLCDGLDYAHRKKDARGQDLHIIHRDVSPQNVLISYEGEVKVIDFGIAKAANRSQKTQAGILKGKFGYMSPEQVRGMPIDRRSDIFAVGVLLYEMLTGEKLFVGESDFSTLEKVRNADVPLPREFNPNIPPGLEKVVLKALTREPEERYQWASDLAEDLMRFLLAGDAIYSSKHLSSYMKEAFAEDMLREAEKMERYAGIERPDQIEASGVLVPPPATPRPAPPVSKRAPPPSVVVSNTPAGRAPTSPAQPAPGYIPPPTADELAEMDGGGADKTQIVDSTQTFRAPETRIADSSVVVDDSITGRSENPVKGSGTAAAYNYAQEPEPEPAPRKGKSGPKAQVVISNEEGEAYAGATMIGPAPTAPPSRTRAAPALPPEDEATGDIPLPKKGKNGRAAQRATAPQLQEEPAGYDEPQDFNGAGRDEYGDEGPATYDESQEQPPEEEATGSLPAAAVPQKGAKAPKGAKAPTPAKGKTKVPVKGKPAGGKQLPKPVLFAAAAGIVLVLVVAAVLALSPPSAGEVTFMVSPSEDARIQVNDQPVQLNTLLSLPPGQYRVVASAPGFQRQEKMITVVAGEQMGVPITLKKEDAAAAAPPPEPTANPEPPQSNPNAVAAVGNNGTGEPAPVAAKGPESAPPAGTETRDKPGPGETPEPVANTPRVEEPPAPRKVAAIFQGLEDVEISMEGKRLGRTPDVRAANLEVGKTYKFTAKRAGYKSFNGSFTAEGRGDEMTVPFELVKEPEREPVVVRDPPPRRPTPTQVVTKPKPGKVMGKFACSTKPAGADIIVDGKKTGRQTPVPLSAPLMLQVGNRKVSFKLNGKTTKPVVVAITEDGVAKLLNVPIE